The proteins below come from a single Terriglobales bacterium genomic window:
- a CDS encoding DUF177 domain-containing protein has protein sequence MFISLQELEVKKVEFSQQLAPGTIDLGAELRQSGVLNTKGRAELLEEHRGGKNVVEDIRVLGDFSTTIEVRCARCVDPVPTKVGGDFDLLYRPLGIDAGHDERSISEAETEIGYYSGDGIQLEDVLREQILLALPVKVVCSESCRGICAGCGRNLNVEACTCEERPSDPRWAALADIKDKLK, from the coding sequence ATGTTCATCAGTCTTCAAGAGCTGGAAGTCAAGAAAGTCGAGTTTTCTCAGCAACTTGCGCCGGGGACTATCGATCTTGGCGCGGAGCTGCGGCAATCCGGAGTTCTGAACACTAAAGGACGCGCGGAGCTGCTGGAAGAGCACCGCGGCGGCAAGAATGTCGTTGAAGATATCCGCGTATTAGGCGATTTCTCGACCACCATCGAGGTTCGCTGTGCGCGCTGTGTCGATCCGGTTCCGACCAAGGTAGGCGGAGATTTCGATCTGCTCTATCGGCCGCTAGGGATCGACGCCGGCCACGACGAGCGCTCGATCTCGGAAGCGGAAACTGAGATCGGATACTACTCCGGTGACGGTATTCAGCTAGAAGACGTTCTGCGCGAGCAGATACTGCTGGCGCTTCCGGTGAAGGTCGTGTGCAGCGAGAGCTGTCGCGGCATCTGCGCCGGATGTGGAAGAAATTTGAATGTCGAGGCCTGCACTTGCGAAGAGCGCCCGAGCGATCCGCGCTGGGCGGCGCTGGCCGACATCAAAGACAAATTGAAATAA
- the rpmF gene encoding 50S ribosomal protein L32: MPNPKRRHSKARTGRRRAHDYLSANSLSECPNCHEKKMPHRACPKCGHYKGREIFDTEKAG, translated from the coding sequence ATGCCGAATCCAAAACGGCGGCACTCCAAGGCTCGTACCGGACGTCGCCGCGCCCACGATTATCTCAGCGCCAACTCACTCTCCGAGTGTCCGAACTGTCATGAGAAGAAGATGCCGCACCGTGCGTGTCCCAAATGTGGACACTACAAGGGTCGCGAGATCTTCGACACGGAAAAGGCTGGCTAA
- the plsX gene encoding phosphate acyltransferase PlsX, with product MPTVIAVDAMGSDRAPKPEVEGAILACRHHDVRVLLVGREPQIREELEREIERHPTVRNLPIEMIHATEVIGMGEKAATAVRSKRDSSMRVGLRLVREARAAGFVTAGNTGAAMATAKMVLGTLPGVDRPALAAVFPTSAGKAAILLDVGANVDCKPQHLEQFAIMGEIYSRSIFGMNKPRVGLLSIGEEEGKGNELTREAYTLLRQLPLNFAGNVEGRDLYNGSVDVIVCDGFIGNVALKVSEGLVSAVRFLLKESLKSTISSQVGFLLSRRAFDDFKKRLDYAEYGGAPLLGIKGICIVGHGSSNATAIKNAIRVAAQFAETRINDKIEKGLSSHRPRREPPPSDTIEAGSAPV from the coding sequence ATGCCAACTGTAATCGCGGTCGATGCGATGGGCTCCGACCGGGCTCCCAAGCCCGAAGTGGAAGGGGCGATACTTGCCTGTCGTCATCATGATGTGCGCGTCCTGCTCGTCGGACGCGAGCCACAGATACGCGAAGAGCTCGAGCGGGAGATCGAGCGCCATCCCACTGTCCGCAATCTGCCGATTGAGATGATCCATGCCACTGAAGTAATCGGCATGGGCGAAAAGGCTGCGACGGCTGTGCGCAGCAAGCGGGATTCCTCCATGCGTGTCGGCCTGCGTCTCGTTCGCGAAGCACGTGCCGCAGGGTTCGTAACCGCCGGCAACACCGGGGCAGCGATGGCAACTGCGAAGATGGTGCTGGGCACGTTGCCTGGAGTCGATCGTCCCGCACTCGCTGCTGTTTTCCCTACGTCGGCCGGAAAAGCCGCTATCCTGCTTGACGTTGGCGCAAATGTCGATTGCAAGCCTCAGCACCTCGAGCAGTTCGCCATCATGGGCGAGATCTACTCGCGCAGCATCTTCGGAATGAACAAGCCCAGAGTGGGACTGCTCTCGATCGGTGAAGAAGAGGGTAAAGGTAACGAACTGACGCGCGAGGCCTACACACTCTTGCGCCAGCTTCCGCTGAACTTCGCCGGCAACGTCGAAGGCCGCGATCTCTACAACGGCAGCGTCGATGTGATTGTTTGTGACGGTTTCATTGGGAATGTTGCACTAAAAGTCTCCGAAGGGTTGGTTTCTGCCGTCCGCTTCCTGTTGAAGGAGTCGCTTAAGTCGACGATCAGCTCACAAGTAGGATTCCTCCTCTCCCGCCGTGCTTTTGACGATTTCAAGAAACGTCTCGACTACGCCGAATACGGCGGCGCTCCCCTTTTGGGAATTAAGGGCATCTGCATCGTCGGCCACGGATCTTCTAACGCAACAGCAATCAAGAACGCAATCCGCGTTGCCGCGCAATTCGCCGAAACCCGTATCAACGATAAGATTGAAAAAGGCCTAAGCTCGCATCGTCCAAGACGCGAACCTCCCCCGTCAGACACAATCGAGGCAGGCAGCGCCCCGGTGTAA
- a CDS encoding endonuclease MutS2: MSATWSLRLLEFDRVRDMLLAYCGSDLGRRRVAELGPRDDVDWILHQQQLTEEIRKFLEAGGAFDFHGLAACRELLKKAQIGGATLEIPELREVLTIADRADEWRAIALEPPASLDGGWPAIREGSLALADFTLLLRFFHGKILPDGTLDDRASPELARLRRDIERQKREIQSSLRSYMRHLAEGGATQDELITIRGERFVIPVKVEQKRRVNGVVHGASSSGQTVFVEPLETIEQNNELVRLLEEENAEIHRILLEMTARIGEQAPALETALDVLAEIELQFAKARFARDYQCVRPQVLAGQHGVSGQGGQSGRGKEGWNAATHFQVTNARHPVLERNLRERGGRVVPISLELAADSRQLIISGPNTGGKTVGLKTIGLLALMAQSGMPVPAEAAAIPVFDSVFADIGDYQSIEQNLSTFSAHVRNIDLISKTATSRSLVLLDELGSATDPEEGAALAVAIARHFLNLGATSIISTHHTSLKVYAANTPGVVNAAVGFDEKTLQPTYELKVGVPGASAGINIAQRLGLNSQIVEAARRRLAGQTQDVARFLDQLHQQLETLEQERSDLRRREQEVAREKSRLDLEGMKEQRQQVREMEKKLEQLLRDFEYQAQELINTVEDRAAAQKMSKDAERRVARLRREFKEQFDATVVAHRTGADRGDPNARPGEVKYVAEGDVVRLKSLGREAVVKRKIDENTFEVEAGIMKMRVPKTDIATVVRSAVAERAVSPVAAARARGISVSLKNDDNDLSVPTEINVIGQTVDDATREVEKFVDRAFLAGMPRVRVVHGSGMGILRKALRQFLKSHPHVATVNEPPQSEGGAGATVVELRI; encoded by the coding sequence ATGTCTGCGACTTGGAGCCTGCGGCTGCTCGAGTTCGATCGCGTGCGCGACATGCTGCTCGCCTACTGCGGCTCCGATTTGGGCCGTCGCCGCGTCGCAGAACTCGGTCCTCGAGATGATGTCGACTGGATTCTCCACCAGCAGCAGCTCACAGAGGAAATTCGAAAATTCCTCGAAGCCGGCGGAGCATTCGATTTCCATGGACTCGCCGCCTGCCGCGAGCTTCTGAAGAAAGCTCAGATCGGCGGAGCAACACTCGAAATTCCGGAGCTGCGCGAAGTCCTCACAATCGCCGATCGCGCAGACGAATGGCGCGCCATTGCACTCGAACCTCCAGCCTCACTCGACGGGGGATGGCCGGCGATTCGCGAAGGCTCGCTCGCGCTCGCCGATTTCACCCTGCTGCTTCGCTTCTTTCACGGCAAGATTCTTCCCGACGGCACGCTCGATGATCGCGCATCGCCGGAGCTGGCGCGCTTGCGGCGCGACATTGAGCGGCAGAAGCGCGAGATTCAGAGTTCGCTCCGCAGCTATATGCGCCATCTCGCGGAAGGCGGCGCGACACAGGATGAACTCATCACCATTCGCGGAGAGCGCTTCGTCATTCCCGTAAAGGTCGAGCAGAAGCGGCGCGTAAACGGCGTTGTGCACGGCGCGAGTTCCAGCGGGCAAACTGTTTTCGTTGAGCCGCTCGAAACCATCGAGCAGAACAATGAGCTTGTTCGCCTGCTGGAGGAAGAAAACGCTGAGATTCATCGCATTCTGCTGGAGATGACGGCTCGCATTGGCGAGCAGGCGCCTGCATTGGAAACGGCGCTCGATGTTCTGGCTGAAATCGAGTTGCAATTTGCCAAGGCGCGTTTTGCTCGAGACTACCAGTGTGTGCGGCCGCAAGTTTTGGCTGGACAACATGGAGTGAGTGGACAAGGTGGACAGAGTGGACGCGGCAAAGAGGGTTGGAACGCAGCCACTCACTTTCAAGTAACAAATGCACGGCATCCGGTTTTGGAACGCAACCTTCGCGAGCGTGGCGGTCGTGTGGTTCCTATTTCGCTTGAACTCGCCGCGGATAGCCGGCAGCTCATCATTAGTGGACCAAATACCGGCGGAAAAACCGTTGGTTTAAAAACCATTGGTTTGCTTGCGCTGATGGCTCAGTCGGGAATGCCGGTTCCTGCAGAGGCCGCCGCGATTCCAGTTTTTGATTCGGTGTTCGCAGATATTGGCGACTATCAATCGATCGAGCAGAACCTTTCCACTTTTTCGGCGCACGTCAGGAACATTGACCTCATTTCTAAAACAGCTACATCGCGCTCTCTGGTGCTGTTGGACGAACTCGGCTCCGCCACCGATCCGGAAGAAGGCGCTGCTCTCGCAGTCGCTATCGCCCGGCATTTTCTTAATCTAGGCGCGACCAGCATCATCTCTACGCATCACACTTCGCTGAAAGTTTATGCGGCCAATACTCCTGGCGTGGTGAACGCGGCGGTTGGCTTCGATGAAAAAACGCTGCAACCAACGTACGAACTGAAGGTCGGCGTGCCCGGGGCCTCGGCCGGCATCAATATCGCGCAGAGACTTGGACTGAACTCGCAGATCGTAGAGGCTGCGCGCCGGCGACTCGCCGGGCAAACACAAGACGTCGCGCGCTTTCTCGATCAACTGCATCAGCAGCTCGAAACGCTCGAACAAGAACGCAGTGACTTGCGCCGCCGCGAGCAGGAGGTCGCGCGCGAAAAGAGCCGTCTCGATCTGGAAGGCATGAAGGAGCAGCGTCAGCAGGTGCGCGAGATGGAGAAGAAGCTCGAACAGCTACTGCGGGACTTCGAGTACCAGGCCCAAGAGCTAATCAACACCGTCGAGGATCGCGCTGCTGCGCAGAAGATGTCGAAGGATGCGGAGCGCCGAGTCGCGCGGCTTCGTCGCGAGTTCAAGGAGCAGTTCGACGCGACAGTCGTCGCTCATCGCACCGGAGCAGATCGCGGCGATCCAAACGCGCGGCCGGGCGAAGTGAAGTATGTAGCTGAAGGCGACGTTGTGCGTTTGAAATCGCTGGGAAGAGAGGCTGTCGTCAAGCGCAAAATCGACGAGAACACGTTTGAAGTGGAAGCAGGCATTATGAAGATGCGTGTTCCCAAGACGGATATTGCCACGGTGGTCAGATCCGCTGTCGCGGAGCGCGCTGTATCCCCTGTCGCCGCAGCACGTGCGCGCGGAATCTCGGTGTCTCTCAAGAATGACGACAACGACCTGAGTGTGCCAACCGAAATCAACGTCATTGGGCAAACCGTAGATGATGCCACACGCGAAGTGGAGAAGTTTGTAGATCGCGCGTTTCTCGCCGGTATGCCGCGGGTACGCGTTGTGCACGGCAGCGGAATGGGCATCTTGCGCAAGGCTCTGCGACAGTTCTTGAAATCACATCCGCACGTTGCGACCGTAAACGAACCACCGCAAAGCGAAGGCGGAGCCGGCGCAACGGTCGTAGAACTGAGGATATGA
- a CDS encoding heme exporter protein CcmB — protein sequence MNLARTVALHLRKDLRLEWRSKDASNSMLFFALLVVVVFAFAFDPLAEESRVIAGGIAWIALLFATIVALNQSWARELHNSVLDALRLAPAPPNALFLAKVIANFIFVAVIEILIAPVFTVFYNLRVIGSGAELVVVAALGTWALVVNGTFFSALSIRTRNRELMLPLILFPISLPAIVGMVLATTNILTGDADPINWIKLLSVYDVVFTIVSLLLFEPVLGAE from the coding sequence ATGAATCTGGCGCGCACGGTCGCCTTACACTTGCGCAAGGATCTGCGCCTCGAGTGGCGGTCAAAAGACGCCAGCAACTCGATGTTGTTCTTCGCGTTGCTGGTGGTGGTAGTGTTTGCGTTTGCGTTCGACCCGCTCGCGGAAGAATCGCGCGTCATTGCCGGCGGCATCGCTTGGATCGCCTTGCTATTCGCCACCATCGTGGCGCTCAATCAAAGCTGGGCGCGTGAACTGCATAACAGCGTGCTCGACGCTTTACGCCTCGCGCCTGCTCCTCCAAATGCGCTTTTCTTAGCGAAGGTGATCGCGAATTTCATCTTCGTTGCTGTCATTGAGATTCTGATCGCGCCCGTCTTCACGGTCTTCTACAACCTGCGCGTAATCGGCTCGGGAGCGGAGCTCGTCGTGGTTGCCGCGCTGGGAACCTGGGCATTGGTGGTAAACGGAACTTTCTTTTCCGCTCTGTCAATTCGCACTCGCAACCGCGAACTGATGCTTCCCCTCATTCTTTTTCCCATTTCGCTTCCGGCGATCGTCGGAATGGTGCTCGCCACAACCAACATTCTTACCGGCGACGCCGATCCAATCAACTGGATCAAACTGCTCAGTGTTTACGATGTCGTGTTCACCATCGTGTCACTACTGCTGTTTGAACCGGTCTTGGGAGCCGAATAG
- a CDS encoding ABC transporter ATP-binding protein, with the protein MSDSGVHSEDHSHSEPAVVLESVSKLFGRFAALHDVNATLAAGRLYGLLGENGAGKTTLLRIIAGLARPSRGSVTVLGNRDLRQVSGRIGFMAHATLLYEELTARENLAYFSGLYPERSKVSVDELLERVGLANVDPRRRVGQYSQGMKQRLALARAMLSSPDLLLLDEPFSNVDTRSIATMAALLGSLRDGGTTLIVITHQLEALAPVADEWITMHAGTIVKREITGPYSSSADAESVRGAR; encoded by the coding sequence TTGAGTGATTCTGGAGTCCATTCCGAAGATCATTCCCATTCTGAGCCGGCAGTCGTTCTCGAAAGCGTAAGCAAGCTTTTCGGACGCTTTGCCGCTCTCCATGATGTAAACGCAACTCTGGCAGCAGGACGTCTCTACGGATTGCTGGGCGAGAACGGAGCCGGCAAGACGACATTGCTACGCATCATTGCCGGATTGGCACGTCCATCTCGCGGCAGCGTGACCGTTCTTGGAAATCGAGATCTGCGGCAAGTCAGCGGCCGCATCGGCTTCATGGCACATGCAACGCTCCTGTACGAGGAACTTACTGCACGAGAAAATCTAGCCTACTTCAGCGGTCTATATCCGGAACGCTCGAAGGTTTCCGTGGATGAGCTCCTCGAGCGAGTAGGACTGGCGAACGTCGATCCCAGACGACGCGTCGGGCAGTACTCGCAAGGCATGAAGCAGCGCCTGGCGCTCGCGCGCGCAATGCTTTCCTCTCCCGATCTGCTCTTGCTCGATGAACCGTTCTCGAACGTTGACACCAGGTCGATTGCGACCATGGCCGCCTTGCTTGGTTCACTGCGGGATGGTGGAACGACCCTGATCGTCATCACGCATCAACTCGAAGCCCTCGCTCCAGTTGCCGACGAATGGATCACGATGCACGCCGGCACCATCGTCAAGCGAGAAATCACCGGTCCCTATTCCTCCTCAGCAGATGCAGAGTCGGTTCGAGGTGCGCGATGA
- a CDS encoding cytochrome c maturation protein CcmE — MPSAGRYLRFGIAIAIIVGALSYLAFTGIQQTKSYYVTIKELQGMGDQAHSKRLRVAGQVVPGSIHRKGAGADFQIDEQGLKLQVAYRGTEPPPDTFKDNAQALVEGSYGTDSVFHAQQIQAKCASKYAPAANQSGTMTQAEAKPAAQSSN, encoded by the coding sequence GTGCCTTCTGCAGGAAGATATCTCCGTTTTGGAATCGCGATTGCCATCATTGTCGGCGCGCTTTCGTACCTGGCGTTTACCGGTATTCAGCAGACTAAGAGCTATTACGTCACCATCAAGGAACTGCAAGGAATGGGCGACCAGGCGCACAGCAAGCGCCTGCGCGTCGCCGGACAAGTCGTGCCGGGCAGCATTCACCGCAAAGGCGCCGGAGCCGACTTCCAGATCGACGAGCAAGGGCTGAAGCTGCAGGTAGCCTATCGCGGCACCGAGCCGCCTCCGGACACTTTCAAAGACAACGCCCAGGCGCTGGTCGAAGGCTCCTACGGAACTGACAGTGTATTTCATGCGCAGCAGATTCAAGCAAAGTGTGCGTCGAAGTACGCGCCCGCTGCGAATCAATCCGGCACGATGACCCAGGCCGAGGCAAAGCCCGCCGCGCAGAGTTCCAACTGA
- a CDS encoding PilZ domain-containing protein: MTNGDPQSVVCQPGQLAPASGVYLVKHLNQHRAMHEVLVIRGEEFPLCRTCRGSVRFRLDREIDHVHHDWDLAGPMESSLSEPLPEFDSVRAYRRFEVDLPITLESRHLKKPLIVQGHTTNLSEGGLGAVIGERFADDTRNLTIRLPGLHSRKDIQVSARLRYRKGMRHGFEFMRVSAADRDALRELCSHSLS; the protein is encoded by the coding sequence GTGACCAACGGGGATCCCCAAAGTGTAGTGTGCCAACCCGGACAGCTTGCTCCTGCGAGCGGCGTTTATCTGGTCAAACATTTGAATCAGCATCGTGCGATGCATGAGGTGCTGGTGATTCGCGGCGAGGAGTTTCCGCTTTGTCGAACGTGCCGAGGCTCGGTCCGATTCCGGCTCGATCGCGAGATCGATCATGTGCACCACGATTGGGACCTTGCTGGACCTATGGAGAGTTCGCTTTCGGAACCGCTTCCAGAATTCGATAGTGTGCGCGCCTATCGGCGCTTTGAAGTTGATCTGCCGATCACGCTGGAATCGCGGCATTTGAAAAAGCCGTTGATTGTGCAAGGCCATACGACCAATCTCAGCGAAGGCGGTCTTGGTGCTGTGATTGGCGAACGATTTGCCGACGACACGCGAAACCTCACCATCCGCTTGCCCGGCCTACATTCCCGAAAAGACATTCAGGTAAGCGCTCGTCTGCGATACCGAAAGGGGATGCGCCATGGCTTTGAATTCATGCGCGTATCCGCGGCAGACCGTGACGCCCTTCGTGAACTCTGCTCCCACTCGCTCTCCTAG